DNA sequence from the Desulfuromonas sp. genome:
CAGCGGTTCAGAGCCGCATCCAGACCCAGGCCCAGGAGGAGATGGGCAAGACCCAGCGCGAGTATTTCCTGCGCGAGCAGCTGCGAGCCATTCAGGCCGAGTTGGGAGAGAGCGATCCGCGGGCCGAGGACGTGGCCGAGCTGCGCCTCAAACTCAAGGACGCCAGGCTTCCGGAGGAGGCCCTGGCCGATGCCGAGAAGCAGCTGCGGCGCCTCGAGAGCATGCACCACGAGGCGGCCGAGTATTCCATGCTGCGCACCTACCTGGACTGGCTGGTGGATCTGCCCTGGGGCCGGGTAACCCGCGACAATCTCGACCTGAAAAAGGCCAAGGCCGTTCTCGACGAGGACCATTACAACCTGGAGAAGGTCAAGGACCGGATTCTGGAATTTCTCGCCGTGCGCAAGCTGAAACGGGAGCCGAAGGGGCCGGTGCTCTGCTTCGTCGGCCCGCCCGGGGTGGGCAAGACGAGCCTGGGCAAGTCGATCGCCCGGGCCCTGGGGCGCAAGTTCGTGCGCATTTCCCTCGGCGGGGTGCGCGACGAGGCGGAGATCCGGGGGCACCGCCGCACCTACGTGGGCGCCCTGCCCGGGCGCATCCTTCAGGGCATGAAACAAGCCGGCACCAACAACCCGGTCTTCATGCTCGACGAGCTGGACAAGGTCGGGGCCGATTTCCGCGGCGACCCCTCGGCGGCGCTGCTGGAGCTGCTCGACCCCGAGCAGAACCACGCTTTCTCCGACCACTACATCAACCTCCCCTTCGACCTCTCCCGGGTTCTGTTCATCGCCACCGCCAACATCATGGATCCGGTCCCCTCGGCCCTCAAGGACCGCCTCGAGGTCATCCGGCTCTCGGGCTACACCGCCGAGGAGAAGCTGCACATCGCCCGGCGCTTTCTGGTTCCGCGGCAGATTCAGGAAAACGGTCTCAAGGAGGGACAGGTGCGCTTCTCCGGAACCGCCCTTCTCAAGCTGGTTGCCGGCTACACCGCCGAGGCCGGCTTGCGCAACCTGGAGCGGGAGATCGGCAGCATTTGCCGCAAGGTGGCCCGGCGCTTCGGCGAGGGCAAGAAACGGCCGGTGCTGGTCACCGAGGCCGCGGTGGAGCGCTTCCTTGGACCCGTGCGTTACCTGCCCGAGGAGGAACGCCTGGAGAGCGAGGTGGGGGTCGCCACCGGCCTGGCCTGGACCGAGGTGGGTGGCGAGGTCCTCTACGTCGAGGTCAATACCATGAAGGGCAAGGGGGACCTGACCCTTACCGGGCACCTGGGGGAGGTCATGAAGGAGAGCGCTCAGGCCGCCCTCTCCTACGCCCGGGCCCATGCCGGAGAACTCGGGATCGACCCCGGCTTTTTCGAAGAACGGGACGTCCACATCCACGTTCCTGCGGGGGCCATCCCCAAGGACGGCCCGAGCGCCGGGGTCACCATGGCGGTAGCCCTTATCTCGGCCCTTTCCGGCCGCCGGGTCAGTAAGGACGTGGCCATGACCGGCGAGATCACCCTGCGCGGCAAGGTGCTGCCGGTGGGGGGGCTCAAGGAGAAGACCTTGGCGGCGCTGCGGGCCCATATAAATACGATCATCGTTCCCCACCGCAACGCCAAGGACTTGGAGGAGATTCCGGCGCACCTGCGCAAGAAGCTGCGCTTCGTGGTGGCGAAAAGCATGGAGGAGGTGCTCTGCGCGGCCCTCGAAGGCGTGGAATGAAGCTCTCCGACCTGGGAGAGTTCTGCTTTATCGAGCGGCTGCGGGATTCGGTCCCGGCCGGCAGCGGGGTGCGCTGCGGCATCGGTGACGACTGCGCGGCCCTCGAGCTTCCGCCGGGGGAGTTGCTCCTGACGACCACCGACATGCTTATCGAGGAGGTTCACTTCCGCCGTCAGTGGACCGACCTGCGGTTGCTCGGGCGCAAGAGCGTGGCGGTGAACGTGAGCGACGTCGCCGCCATGGGCGGCACCCCGCGGCATCTCTTTCTCGGCCTGGGGATTCCCCGGGAGATGGAGGTGGAGGAGCTGGACGCCTTCATGGCGGGATTTCTGGAGAGTGCCGCCCGGTACGGCGCCTGCCTCGCGGGAGGCGACACCTGCCGGTCGCCGGGGCCGCTGTTGATCTCCGTCACTGCGGAGGGATCGGTTCCCGAAGGGGAGCTGGTCGGCCGGGAGGGCGCCCGGCCCGGGGATGCCGTCTACGTTTCGGGAACCCTGGGGGACAGCGCCCTGGCCCTGCGCCTGCTGCAGGACGAGTGCTCCCCCGATCCCCACCTGGCCCGACGCCACCACGATCCCGAGGCGCGGGTCGGTCTGGGCCGGGCCCTGGCGCGGGCCGGCCTGCCCACGGCGATGATCGACCTGTCCGACGGGCTGCTCGCCGATCTGGGGCACATCCTGGAGGCCTCCAAGGTCGGGGCCCGGGTGGACGAGGCGGCCCTGCCCCTCTCCGAGCCCTTCCGCCGCGCCAGCGAAAGGGATCCGGCCCTTCTGGAGCTGGCCCTGGCCGGCGGGGAGGACTACGAACTGTTGTTCACCGTTCCCCCGGACCGGGAGGCGGGGATCTCAGGACTGGCCCGGGAGGCGGGCCTGCCCCTGACCCGGGTGGGGAGCGTGGGGCTGGCTAATGACGGGCTGACCGTCCAGGATCGCCAGGGAGCGGTTCGGCGGCCGACGCGCGGCGGCTTCAACCACTTTGGCCGGAAGTAGGGGAGCGGCCCTTCCGGTCCGCGACAAGATTCTCCGGGGCCGTTGGGTCGATGTTTGCTGAAGGGACGGGACATGACTGCAGTGGCGCAGGAACAGCACGGCGATGTGAGACCGGTCCCATTCGTGGGCAGCTGCTTCCCCGAGGAGCAGTTCGCCGCGCTGCGCGACCTGCTCGTGGCCCGCAGGGGGTTTGACCTGTCCCAGTACAAGGACCGGGGCGTCAAGCGCCGGGTCGCAAAGCGGGTGCGGGCCCGGGGGTTTCACCAGGCCGGCCCCTACCTGGAACTGCTGGTAAAGGACGAAGCGGAGCTGGATGCCCTGCTGGGGGCGCTGACCGTGCACGTCTCCCACTTTTTCCGGAACCCTTCGACCTTCGCCGCGCTTGAGACGAGGGTTCTGCCCGAGCTTTTCGACCGGTCCCGGCGACTGGGGCAGGCCGCCTTGCGCCTCTGGAGTGTCGGTTGTTCCAGCGGGGAGGAGCCCTATTCCCTGGCCCTGCTGCTCGAGGGACTGTCCCGCCCGGAGGCCGATGTCTCCATTCTGGCCACGGATGTCAGCGCGGCGATCTTGGAGCGGGCCCGGGAGGGGGTATTCGATTCAGGGCGGCTGGGCGAGGTGCCGCCGGCGCTCAAAGAGCGCTATTTCGTTCCCCGCGGCAGCAGCTACCGGCTGGCAGAGGAGATCCGCGCCAAGGTGGCGTTCCGGTCTCACGACCTGTTGAGTTCGGAAGCCTACCCCGGGGCCGAGCTCGTGTTGTGCCGCAACGTGCTCATCTACTTCTCCCGGGAGGCGCAGGAGAGGATATTGTGCCGTCTTGGCGATGCCCTGCCCAGCGGCGGCTACCTGGTCCTCGGCAAGGCCGAGACTCTGCTGGGGGAGGCCCGTCAGAGGTTTCTCGTCGAGAGTCCTGCGGAGAGGATCTACCGGCGCTGCTGAGTCCCGGAGCGGGGGCCGGTCGCTGCATTTGAAGCCTGGCAGGTCTGACTTTTTCAAGGAGCGGGTCGATGCGTGTGGAAATCAGTTACAAATTCATTATGGGCTTCATCATCGTGGTGGGCTCGATCGTGCTGGTCAATGTCCTGGTCCCCTATCTGGGGATTCCTGCCGACTGGCAGCAGCTCTTCACGGTGGCCTGCGCGATTCTCGTGGGCCTGGTACTCGGCTGGGTCTTCTCCAAGGCCTTTACCGCCAATATCAGGATCCTCACCGAGGCCGCCGAGCGGCTCAGCCACGGCGACCTGACCCGCAACGTCCGTCTGCGCGAGAGCCTGCTCGTGGACGAGACGGCCGATCTGGCCGGCTCCCTGAACCGGGTGGTGGACAGCCTGCGGGAGCTGGTCGGCTACATCCGCTCCTCTTCGGTGAAGGTCGCCGAGTCGTCCCAGGGGCTTTCCGCCACCTCCCAGCAGATGAGCGCTTCCACCCAGGATGTGACCAAGACCGTCGAGCAGATCAGCGAGGGGGCGGAGACCCAGGCCGAGATGGTGGAGAAGTCCTCCCAGTTCATCAAGGAGATGGCCGTCTCGATCGATCTCATCGCCGCCTCGGCCCACAAGCTCGCCGCTTCTGCGAGCGATACCGCCCGGGTCGCCCAGCACGGCGGGGAGATGGCCGGGGCCACCATGAAGAAAATGAACCAGGTCCTCGACGGGGTGGAGAGGAACGGAAAGCAGATGGCTTCTTTCGGGGGTCAGGTACAAAAAATCGGCAAGATTGTCGACGTCATCACCGGCATTGCCCAGAAGACGAACCTCCTGGCCATGAACGCCACCATCGAGGCGGCCCGGGCCGGCGAGTACGGACGCGGCTTCGCCGTGGTGGCCGAGGAGATCAGCAAGCTCGCAGACTCGGCCGGTGAGTCGGCCGGGGAGATCACAGATCTGGTGGAGTCGATTCGCGAGGAGAGCCAGCAGGTCCAGGTCTCGATTCAGGAGAGCATTCAGGAGATCGGTTCCGGACGGGAGGCCGTCGACACCACCGGGAGCGCATTCGAAGAGATTATTCAGAACGCCAATCTCACCCGGACCAAGGCCACCAGCATAGCCGAGCTTTCGGACACGCAGACCGAGGGGGCCCGGAATATGGTGGCCGCCATCGAGGAGATCTCGCGGGTGGTCACGGACAACGCCGCCGCCACCCAGCAGGTCTCCGCGGCCACCGAGCAGCAGTCGGCCTCCATGGAGGAGATGGCCCAGTCGGCCGGGGACCTCTCGGCTTTGGCGGAGGACCTGCTGAACGTGGTCAGCAAATTCCAACTCGGTGGCGAGAAGAGCGAGGCATGAACCAGGTTCTGGTCTTTCGCCAGGGGGGTGCCCTCTACGGCCTGGAGGTCACCGACATCCAGGAACTCGTCGAGGCCCCTCCCCTATACTACATCCCCCGGGCCGCAGGCCACTACTCCGGGGCGATCAATTTCCACGGCAACGTCGTGCCGGTTCTCGACCTGGGGGTCTGGCTGGCCCGGCCGGGGCAGGGCAGGGACCACAGGGTCATTGTCCTCTCTCTCCAGCTGGGCGCTCTGGCCCTCGCCGTGGAGGCGGTGCAGAGGATCGTGCCCCTCGATGCCGAGGCTCTTCAGCCGGCCTCCGAGGAACGGTCGGAGGGAATGTTTATCCGTGCGGTATTCGTTCGGGAAGAGCAGCCCATCAACCTGCTCGACCCGGCCAAGCTGATTGCTGGCCTGGAACAGGCTTGAATGAATTACGGGAGGTAAAGATGGGGATTCGGATTTTGATTGTTGACGATGCCCTTTTCATGCGCAACATGCTGAAGGACATTTTCGTTCGCGCCGGCTATGAGGTGGTCGGCGAGGCTTCCAACGGCGTGGAAGCGGTGGAGAGGTACCGGGAACTCCGGCCCGCCCTTGTCACCATGGACATCGTCATGCCCATCAAGAGCGGTATCGAGGCTCTTCAGGAGATCACCAAGGAGAACCCCGAGGCTTGCGTGGTCATGTGCAGTGCCCTCGGCCAGGAGTCCCTGGTGGTCGAGGCGGTGCAGGCCGGGGCCAAGGAATTCATCGTCAAGCCCTTTCAGGAAAAGCGGGTGCTCGACGTGGTGGAGCGTGTCGTCGCGCAAAATTAGGCCGGCGGCCGTTTTCGCCCGCCGCTCCGCGGCAGGATCTCCCCTGTTTCGGACAGGCCGTTTACACGCAAGATAGGCATCCCCATGGACATGTCCAAATACCGCGAGATGTACCTGGCCGAGGCCAAGGAACATCTCCAGAACATGGGAGACCTTCTGCTGACCCTAGAGAAGGACCCGGGGGACCGCGAAGGTATCGACGCCCTGTTTCGCGAGGCCCATTCCATCAAGGGGATGGCGGCCTCTATGGGCTTCGAGAAGAGTGCCGCCGTGGCGCACAGCATGGAAGATCTCATGGACGGCTTCCGCAAGTCGGGCGTCGTTCCTGCCGAGGCGATCGACCGCCTGCTTGAGGGCTCCGACCTGCTGGAAGGCCTGCTCGAGGATGTGCAGGCCGACCGGGAAGAACGCTCCGTGGAGGCCTACCTCTCGGCAGAGGCTCCTGTCGAGGCGGCCGCTCCAGCTCCCCCTCCGCGGGCGAGCGCGACCCGGGCCGCCGCCTCTCCTGAGTCCACTCGCGGGGCCGGCCTGGATGTGCGGGTGGAACTGGCCGCCGACGCCCTGGCCCCCGCTGCCCGCTCCCTGCTGATCCTTCGGGAACTCGAGGGGTTGGGACGGGTCGTAGCCTGTCGCCCCAGCGCCGAGCAGTTGAGCGCCGGGAAGTCCTCCCGGACCCTGGTGGCGCGCTTGGCCGCAGGCGTCGAAGGCGTACGGGTAGAAAAGGCCCTGGCGTCGATGCCTGATGTGGCCCGGGTCGCCGTGGCCACCCTGGCCCCGAAGGCGCCCCCCGCTCCCCAGCGGCGCAAGGAGGACCTGAGTCCCTCGGTCCGGGTGCGTACTGCCCTTCTGGATCGATTCGTCAACCTCACCGGTGAGCTGATCACCAGCCGCTATACTCTGCAGGCGGCCGCCGCTCATGAAAGCTGGCCGGAGGTCCGCGAGGGGGTCGCCCAGCTCGCCCGCCTGGTCAGCAATCTTCATCACCATGTGCTGCGGGTGCGCATGATGCCCCTGGAGAGCATCACCGGGCGGCTGCCCCGCCTGGTTCGGGACCTCGGCCGCAAGACCGGAAAGAAGGTGCGTCTGCGCATCGAAGGGGAAGCTGTCGAGCTGGACCGGGCCATCCTTGAGGCACTGGCCGATCCCCTGGTTCACATGGTGCGCAATGCGGTGGACCACGGCATCGAGCGCAGCGGGGACGTTCTGGTCAGGGCCCGGCGGGAGAAGGACATGGCCCTGCTGGAGGTTGTGGACAACGGGCGGGGCATGGACCCGGCGGTTATCCGCGCCAAGGCGCTGGAAAAGGGTCTGGTCTCTGCGGCCCAGGCCGACGCCCTTTCCGATCGGGCGTCGCTGCGCCTGGTCTGCCTGCCCGGTTTCTCGACTGCTGTCGAGGTCAGCCAGACCTCCGGCCGCGGTGTCGGTATGGACGTGGTCAAGTCTGCCGTGGAGAGCCTCGGAGGCTCCTTCGACATCGCCTCCCAACCGGGGCGCGGCACCCGACTGCGACTCAGGTTTCCCCTGTCGGTGGCCATTGTCCAGGTCCTGCTGGTCGAATGCGCCGGCCACCTTCTCGGCATTCCCACAACCAAGGTGATCAGCACCCTGGAGGCGGCGCCCGGTCAGGTGAAGCGTTCCGGCCGCGGCATGGCCGTTTCCCTGGACGAGGCCCTTGTTCCGCTCCTTTCCCTGCGCAAGATTCTGGGCCTGCCGGCGCGTCCCTCCCGGGGCAACCTTCCCCTCGTCCTGACGGAAATCCGGGGGCGCCGGGTCGCCCTGACAGTCGATCGCCTCGCCGGGGTGCGCGAGGTCTTCGTCAAGAACCTTGCCCCTCCCCTTGACCGGCACGGAGGGGTCTCCGGAACCACCATCCTGGGCGACGGAAGCGTCGTCTTTATTATCGACCCCCGGTCCCTTTTGGAGACCCGGCCTCGCAAGGTCGCCGCCTGAAAGCCAGGAGAAAGATCCTATGTCATTCAATCGCCTGACCGAAGGGCAGCTCGACGCCCTCAAGGAGATCAGCAACATCGGGATGGGGCACGCCGCAACGGCTCTCTCCCAGCTCATCGGCTCCACCGTTTATCTGCGGGTGCCGAAGATCACCGTAGTCGACATCGCCCGGGTTCCCGAACAGCTGGGGGGGGCGGAAAGGGTCGTGGCCGGGGTCACCCTGCAGGTCCTCGGCGACGCCCGGGGAAACATCCTGCTGGTCTTTCCCCAGAAGAGCGCCCTCCAGCTCCTCTCGCGCCTCATCAAGCAGGAGGGCGAGGAGTTGGTAATGAACGAGATCAACGCCTCGACCCTCAAGGAGGTGGGGAATATCCTGGCTTCGGCTTACCTCAGCGCCCTCGGCAGCCTGCTCCACATGACCCTCATCCCGTCCATTCCCCTGCTCGCCTACGACATGGCGGGGGCCATCGTGGACAACGTCCTCATCGAGTTGAGCATGGCCGGGGACATGGCCCTCATGGTGGAGACCGAATTCAGCGGCGAGGGTGCCGACGACCTCGGGGTCAAGGGGCACTTCCTTCTCCTTCCCGATCCGGAAACGCTCCACATCCTGATCAATGCCGTGGGAGGCGATCTATGACCTCCAAGGTGCGGGTGGGAATCTCCGAGTACCGGGTGGCCGAAGGCCCCGCTGTGCTGGTGACCTACGGCCTCGGGTCGTGCCTTGGAATCGTCCTCTATGATGCCCGGGTCAGGGTGGGCGGGCTGGCCCACACCCTGCTGCCCCGGCCGCGCCCGGGGATGGAGCAGACCCGAATGACCAAGTTCGTCGATGCCGCCCTGCGGCTCATGCTCGAGGAGCTTCTGGTCATGGGGGCCGAGCGGGAACGCCTGCAGGCCAGGATCGTCGGCGGGGCCAACATGTTCGAGCCCCTGCACGGCGCGGCCAAGGAGACCATCGGCGAGCGCAACGTGCGCGCCGCCAGGGAAACCCTCCGGGAGCTGGGCATTCCCCTGCTCGCCGAGGACGTCGGCGGTCGCCACGGACGGACCGTGGAGTTCGACCTGGGCAGCGGAGAAGTCCGGGTGCGCTCGATGAGGGGGGAACATGCATTGCTTCCCCTCTAGGGCTTCGGGAGTCGCCATGCGCGCATCGGCGCTTGTTCTGATTCTGATTGTTTCGGCCCTGGCGCTGCCCGGCCGGTCCGGTGCGGCAGCTGAACCTCGTCTCGAGGCCGTGGTCAGCGCCCTGGAGAGCCCCTTTCGGGAAGGGGCTGCCGCGCAGAGTGCGATTGCCGACTTCGAGGCCGATTTCTTCCAGAAGGCTTACCTCGTCTCCCTCGACCGCCTTCAGGAAGGCCGGGGGCGGGTCGCGGTCAAATTCGACCGCACCGGCACGGACGGTCTGCCGAGGACCCTTTTTCGCTGGGAGTACGAGCAGCCGGCGGTCCAGCAGATCGTCTCGGACGGGCGCACCATGTGGGTTTATCTCCCCGAAAACCGGCAGGTGCTTCGCTCTGAGATCGACCTGGCGGCCCCGACCCGGCCCGACGATCCCCTCATTTTCCTGACCGGACTGGGCAACCTGGAGCGGGATTTTCACATCGCCTGGGCCGTTCCCGACCGGGATGCGGCCGGCAATTTCGTTCTCGAGCTCAAACCCCGTGCTTCCTCGACCTTTATCCAGAGCCTGATGTTCGTGGTGGATCGGGGGGCCGTCGCTTCCCCGAAAAATGCGGATTTCCCCATTCTCTCGGCGACCCTTTTCGATCCGGGCGGCAATCGCACCACCATCGAGTTCGCCCGGGGGCGGACCAACCAGGGGCTGCCCGACAGCCGGTTCCGCTTCGAGGTCCCCGAGGGGGTGGAGATCTTCAATCCGGCCGACCTCATGCAGTAAAGGCGGGTTTCCCCTTCCCTTTCGGGACCTTACCGTGATAAAGTTTCTTTTTTGACGGGACCCGTTCGCGTTCGGAACGCCTTTCTTCGGAGCGACCTCCGGAACAAAGACGCCAACCCAGGTATCGAGAACGCGGAGAAACCCGAGGCATCCGTCTGTCTTTGCAAGGCCTTTCCCGCTGCGGCTCTGCGTTGCCGCGCTAAAGGCCCTTCGTATTTTCCCAGGGAGATCGAGCTCATGCCCAGTTTCGACATCGTTTCGAAGGCCGATATGCAAGAGGTGGACAACGCGGTCAACCAGACCAGCAAGGAAATTGCCCAGCGCTATGATTTCAAGGGGACGCACAACGAGATCGCCCTTGAGGAAGACTCCATCCTGCTCTTGGGGGCCGATGATTACAAACTCGACGCCATGATCGACGTGCTGAAGGGGAAGCTGGTCCGGCGCAGCGTCTCGCCCAAGTGCCTCGATTTCGGCAAAAAGGAGCCGGCCTCCGGCGGCGCGGTACGCCAGCGGGTCGCCATCGTTCAGGGGGTCTCCAAAGAGAAGGGCAAGGAGATCGTCAAGATCGTCAAGGAGACCAAGATCAAGGTGCAGGCCCAGATTATGGAGGACCAGGTGCGGGTGACCGGGAAAAAGATCGATGACCTTCAGGAAGTCATGGGACTCCTCAAGAAAAAGGACCTGGGCATCGAGTTGCAGTTTGTCAACATGAGGTCCTAGGGCCCCGCCTGGCGAGCCGCGTCGATTAGAAAACGGAATTTGCCGCACGGGATCGAGACAAGAGAAGCGTGGGGAAGGTTTTCACGCCATTCTCCCCGCGGCGTTACGAAGGGAATACGCATTGGAAAGACAAAAGGTCTGCCTGGTCAGCCTTGGCTGCCCGAAAAACCTGGTCGATGCCGAGGTCATGCTCGGACACCTGCCCGAGGACCGCTTCGAGATCATCGTCGACGAGTCCGAGGCCGATATCATCATCGTCAACACCTGCTCCTTCATCAAGGAGGCCAAGGAGGAGTCGGTGGAGACCATCCTCGAGGTGGCCGACTACAAGACCAATGGGCACTGCCGCCTGCTGGCGGTGTGCGGCTGTCTCCCCCAGCGCTACCGGGAGGAGCTGGCCGAGGACCTTCCAGAGGTCGACCTGTTCATGGGGACCGGCGACGCTCCCCGCATCGTCGAGCTGCTAGATGCCGTGGAGGCGGGGGCGCAGGCCCTGCAGGCCGTGGGGGAGCCCGAGTTCCTCTACGATCACACCACCCCCCGGGTCACCTCGTCCCCCTTCTACTCGACCTACGTCAAGATCGCCGAGGGGTGCGCCAACCTCTGCTCTTACTGCGTCATTCCCCAGGTGCGCGGGACCCTGCGCTCGCGCAGCATCGCCTCGGTGGTCGACGAGGTGCGGACCCTCGCTGCGGCCGGGGTCAAGGAAATCAACCTCATCGCCCAGGACATCACCGCCTATGGCAGTGACCGGGACGACGGGGCCCGGATCGAGGATTTGCTGCGCGAGCTGGTCAAGATCGAGGGCCTGGCCTGGCTGCGCCTGCTCTACGCCTACCCTGACGGCATCAGCGACGAGCTTCTCGATCTGATGGCCTCGGAGGAGAAGATCTGCAACTATCTCGACATCCCCCTGCAGCACATCGACGACGCGGTCCTTGCCATGATGAATCGCCGCGTTGACGAGGCCGGCATCCGAAGCCTCCTTGATCGGATCCGCAGGCGCATCCCCGACGTCACCCTGCGCACCTCTTTTATCGTCGGCTTCCCCGGAGAAACCGAGGGGCAGTTCTCCCGGCTTCACGAGTTCGTCAAAGAGGGGCATTTCGAGCGCGTCGGGGTGTTTCGTTATTCCCGGGAAGAGGGGACCTCGGCGGCGGAGCTGGAGGAGCAGGTGCCGGAGCGGACCAAGCGCACCCGCTATCATAAGCTGATGAAGGCCCAGAACCGAATCTCCTTCCGCAAGAACCGCGACCTGGTCGGGCGCACTGAGCCGGTTCTGGTGGAGGGCTACAGCGAGGAGACCGATCTGCTGCTGCGCGGGCGCAGCATCCGCCAGGCTCCCGACGTGGACGGCCAGGTCTACATCACCGCCGGCCAGGCCGATGTCGGCGAGATCGTTATGCTGCGCATCACCGACTCCTCGGATTACGACCTCATCGGCGAGATCGTCGAGCCCTCCTCCCTGCCGAGCGCCGCGCAGGTCTGATCGAGCGTTCCCCCGGGCCCGGCCCCTGCGGCCGGGCCTGCCGAGGAGTCACTCTTGCCCTTCACCCGCCCCCTGCTCATCCTTCTCCTGCTGTCCCTGGTGGCCTTCTTCGCCCTCCAGCGGACCCCGAAGACCATTTCCGAAACGGTCAGCCGCAGCCGCATTCTCATGGGGACTGTGGTGGAGATCACCGCCCTCGGCGCCGATCCGGGAGGTCTCGACGAGGCGGTGGAGGCCGCCTTCGAAGAGATGGCCCGCATCGAGCGGCTTATGTCCTCCCACTTGTCCGGCAGCGAGGTCGCCCGGCTCTCGGCGGCCCCCGAGGGTCTCGAGGTTTCGGCGGAGACCTCCGAGGTCCTGGAACTGGCCCTGACGGTGTTCGAGGAGAGCGGGGGGGCCTTCGACCCGGCCCTCGGCCGTCTCAAGGCCCTGTGGAGCATCGAGTCGGACCACCCCCGGGTTCCGAGCAGGGAACAGGTTCGAACGGCCCTGGCTACCGCCGGGCCTGGAGCGCTGCAGATGGAGGGGCGCCGGGTAGACAAGAAAAGTTCAGAGACCAGCGTCGACCTGGGGGGGGTCGCCAAGGGATACGCCATCGACCGGGCCGTGGACGTCCTGCGCCGGGCGGGGATCTCCAGCGCATCGGTGAACGCCGGCGGCGACCTGCGCCTGCTGGGGGACAAGGGCGGCAGACCCTGGAAGATCGGCCTTCAGCATCCCCGGCGCCAGGGGGAACTGCTCGCCACCCTCGACCTGGAGGGGGTTGCCGTGGTCACCTCGGGGGACTACGAGCGGTATTTCGAGCGGGACGGAATCCGCTACCACCATCTGTTCGATCCGCACAGCGGCTACCCGGCCTCTCTCTGCCGGAGCGTGACCGTGGTCGCTCCGCGCGCGGACCTGGCCGACGCCCTGGCCACGGCCGCCTTCGTGCTCGGCCCCGAACGGGGGCTGAGTCTCCTGGAGGGGCGGCCGGGGGTCGAAGGGCTGGTCGTGGCCGCAGACGGCAGCCGCTCGGCGACCTCTGGGCTGGAGGGGAGGCTCTC
Encoded proteins:
- the lon gene encoding endopeptidase La, translated to MDQSIEKREPHIPEEIPLLPVRDVVIFPYMILPLFVGREKSVAAVDAALSRDRLIFLASQKELAEEEPEPEDIYRVGTVAMIMRMLKLPDGRLKVLVQGLGKARLAEFLSREPFFHVRVERLDEPGQAELPLETEALMRTVHDQLAQLVNMGKAISPEVMVVVENIEEPGGLADLVASNIGLKVADAQEMLELFDPVERLRRVKDMLAKELELTAVQSRIQTQAQEEMGKTQREYFLREQLRAIQAELGESDPRAEDVAELRLKLKDARLPEEALADAEKQLRRLESMHHEAAEYSMLRTYLDWLVDLPWGRVTRDNLDLKKAKAVLDEDHYNLEKVKDRILEFLAVRKLKREPKGPVLCFVGPPGVGKTSLGKSIARALGRKFVRISLGGVRDEAEIRGHRRTYVGALPGRILQGMKQAGTNNPVFMLDELDKVGADFRGDPSAALLELLDPEQNHAFSDHYINLPFDLSRVLFIATANIMDPVPSALKDRLEVIRLSGYTAEEKLHIARRFLVPRQIQENGLKEGQVRFSGTALLKLVAGYTAEAGLRNLEREIGSICRKVARRFGEGKKRPVLVTEAAVERFLGPVRYLPEEERLESEVGVATGLAWTEVGGEVLYVEVNTMKGKGDLTLTGHLGEVMKESAQAALSYARAHAGELGIDPGFFEERDVHIHVPAGAIPKDGPSAGVTMAVALISALSGRRVSKDVAMTGEITLRGKVLPVGGLKEKTLAALRAHINTIIVPHRNAKDLEEIPAHLRKKLRFVVAKSMEEVLCAALEGVE
- the thiL gene encoding thiamine-phosphate kinase; its protein translation is MKLSDLGEFCFIERLRDSVPAGSGVRCGIGDDCAALELPPGELLLTTTDMLIEEVHFRRQWTDLRLLGRKSVAVNVSDVAAMGGTPRHLFLGLGIPREMEVEELDAFMAGFLESAARYGACLAGGDTCRSPGPLLISVTAEGSVPEGELVGREGARPGDAVYVSGTLGDSALALRLLQDECSPDPHLARRHHDPEARVGLGRALARAGLPTAMIDLSDGLLADLGHILEASKVGARVDEAALPLSEPFRRASERDPALLELALAGGEDYELLFTVPPDREAGISGLAREAGLPLTRVGSVGLANDGLTVQDRQGAVRRPTRGGFNHFGRK
- a CDS encoding protein-glutamate O-methyltransferase CheR — its product is MTAVAQEQHGDVRPVPFVGSCFPEEQFAALRDLLVARRGFDLSQYKDRGVKRRVAKRVRARGFHQAGPYLELLVKDEAELDALLGALTVHVSHFFRNPSTFAALETRVLPELFDRSRRLGQAALRLWSVGCSSGEEPYSLALLLEGLSRPEADVSILATDVSAAILERAREGVFDSGRLGEVPPALKERYFVPRGSSYRLAEEIRAKVAFRSHDLLSSEAYPGAELVLCRNVLIYFSREAQERILCRLGDALPSGGYLVLGKAETLLGEARQRFLVESPAERIYRRC
- a CDS encoding HAMP domain-containing methyl-accepting chemotaxis protein, which gives rise to MRVEISYKFIMGFIIVVGSIVLVNVLVPYLGIPADWQQLFTVACAILVGLVLGWVFSKAFTANIRILTEAAERLSHGDLTRNVRLRESLLVDETADLAGSLNRVVDSLRELVGYIRSSSVKVAESSQGLSATSQQMSASTQDVTKTVEQISEGAETQAEMVEKSSQFIKEMAVSIDLIAASAHKLAASASDTARVAQHGGEMAGATMKKMNQVLDGVERNGKQMASFGGQVQKIGKIVDVITGIAQKTNLLAMNATIEAARAGEYGRGFAVVAEEISKLADSAGESAGEITDLVESIREESQQVQVSIQESIQEIGSGREAVDTTGSAFEEIIQNANLTRTKATSIAELSDTQTEGARNMVAAIEEISRVVTDNAAATQQVSAATEQQSASMEEMAQSAGDLSALAEDLLNVVSKFQLGGEKSEA
- a CDS encoding chemotaxis protein CheW, which produces MNQVLVFRQGGALYGLEVTDIQELVEAPPLYYIPRAAGHYSGAINFHGNVVPVLDLGVWLARPGQGRDHRVIVLSLQLGALALAVEAVQRIVPLDAEALQPASEERSEGMFIRAVFVREEQPINLLDPAKLIAGLEQA
- a CDS encoding response regulator; amino-acid sequence: MGIRILIVDDALFMRNMLKDIFVRAGYEVVGEASNGVEAVERYRELRPALVTMDIVMPIKSGIEALQEITKENPEACVVMCSALGQESLVVEAVQAGAKEFIVKPFQEKRVLDVVERVVAQN
- a CDS encoding chemotaxis protein CheA; this translates as MDMSKYREMYLAEAKEHLQNMGDLLLTLEKDPGDREGIDALFREAHSIKGMAASMGFEKSAAVAHSMEDLMDGFRKSGVVPAEAIDRLLEGSDLLEGLLEDVQADREERSVEAYLSAEAPVEAAAPAPPPRASATRAAASPESTRGAGLDVRVELAADALAPAARSLLILRELEGLGRVVACRPSAEQLSAGKSSRTLVARLAAGVEGVRVEKALASMPDVARVAVATLAPKAPPAPQRRKEDLSPSVRVRTALLDRFVNLTGELITSRYTLQAAAAHESWPEVREGVAQLARLVSNLHHHVLRVRMMPLESITGRLPRLVRDLGRKTGKKVRLRIEGEAVELDRAILEALADPLVHMVRNAVDHGIERSGDVLVRARREKDMALLEVVDNGRGMDPAVIRAKALEKGLVSAAQADALSDRASLRLVCLPGFSTAVEVSQTSGRGVGMDVVKSAVESLGGSFDIASQPGRGTRLRLRFPLSVAIVQVLLVECAGHLLGIPTTKVISTLEAAPGQVKRSGRGMAVSLDEALVPLLSLRKILGLPARPSRGNLPLVLTEIRGRRVALTVDRLAGVREVFVKNLAPPLDRHGGVSGTTILGDGSVVFIIDPRSLLETRPRKVAA